A genomic region of Macaca mulatta isolate MMU2019108-1 chromosome 5, T2T-MMU8v2.0, whole genome shotgun sequence contains the following coding sequences:
- the PGM2 gene encoding phosphopentomutase — MAASEGGGLGEDARLDRETAQWLRWDKNFLTLEAVKRLIAEGNKEELGKCFGARMEFGTAGLRAAMGPGISRMNDLTIIQTTQGFCRYLEKQFSDLKQKGIVISFDARAHPSSGGSSRRFARLAATTFISQGIPVYLFSDITPTPFVPFTVLRLKLCAGIMITASHNPKQDNGYKVYWDNGAQIISPHDKGISQAIEENLEPWPQAWDDSLIDSSPLLHNPSASINNDYFEDLKKYCFHRSVNRETKVKFVHTSVHGVGHNFVQSAFKAFDLVPPEAVPEQKDPDPEFPTVKYPNPEEGKGVLTLSFALADKTKARIVLANDPDADRLAVAEKQDSGEWRVFSGNELGALLGWWLFTSWKEKNQDRGALKDTYMLSSTVSSKILRAIALKEGFHFEETLTGFKWMGNRAKQLMDQGKTVLFAFEEAIGYMCCPFVLDKDGVSAAVISAELASFLATKNLSLSQQLKAIYVEYGYHITKASYFICHDQDTIKKLFENLRNYDGKNNYPKACGKFEISAIRDLTTGYDDSQPDKKAVLPTSKSSQMITFTFANGGVATMRTSGTEPKIKYYAELCAPPGNSDPEQLKKELNELVSAIEEHFFQPQKFNLQPKAD, encoded by the exons ATGGCGGCCTCAGAAGGCGGCGGTCTAGGCGAGGACGCCCGGCTGGACCGGGAGACGGCCCAGTGGCTGCGCTGGGACAAG aaTTTCTTAACTTTGGAGGCAGTGAAACGACTAATAGCAGAAGGTAATAAAGAAGAACTAGGAAAATGTTTTGGGGCCCGAATGGAGTTTGGGACAGCTGGCCTTCGAGCTGCTATGGGACCTGGAATTTCTCGTATGAATGACTTGACCATCATCCAGACTACACAG GGATTTTGCAGATACCTGGAAAAACAGTTCAGTGACTTAAAGCAGAAAGGCATCGTGATCAGCTTTGACGCCCGAGCCCATCCATCCAGTGGGGGTAGCAGCAGAAG GTTTGCCCGACTTGCTGCAACCACGTTTATCAGTCAGGGGATTCCTGTGTACCTCTTTTCTGATATAACGCCAACCCCCTTTGTG CCCTTCACGGTATTGCGCTTGAAACTTTGTGCTGGAATCATGATAACTGCATCTCACAATCCAAAGCAGGATAATGGTTATAag GTCTATTGGGATAATGGAGCTCAGATCATCTCTCCTCATGATAAAGGGATTTCTCAAGCTATTGAAGAAAACCTAGAACCGTGGCCTCAAGCTTGGGACGACTCTTTAATTGATAGCAGTCCACTTCTTCACAATCCCAGTGCTTCCATCAATAATGACTACTTTGAGGACCTTAAAAAGTACTGTTTCCACAG GAGCGTGAACAGGGAAACGAAGGTGAAGTTCGTGCACACCTCTGTCCATGGGGTGGGTCATAACTTTGTGCAGTCAGCTTTCAAGGCTTTTGACCTTGTTCCTCCTGAGGCTGTTCCTGAACAGAAAGATCCGGATCCTGAGTTTCCAACGGTGAAATACCCGAATCCCGAAGAGGGGAAAGGTGTCTTG ACTTTATCTTTTGCTTTGGCTGACAAAACCAAGGCCAGAATTGTTTTAGCAAATGACCCGGATGCTGATAGACTTGCTGTGGCAGAAAAGCAAGACAG tggtgAATGGAGGGTGTTTTCAGGCAATGAGTTGGGGGCCCTCTTGGGCTGGTGGCTTTTTACATCTTGGAAAGAGAAGAACCAGGATCGCGGTGCTCTCAAAGACACGTACATGTTGTCCAGCACCGTCTCCTCTAAAATCTTGCGGGCCATTGCCTTAAAGGAAGGTTTTCATTTTGAG GAAACATTAACTGGCTTTAAGTGGATGGGAAACAGAGCCAAACAGCTAATGGACCAGGGGAAAACGGTCTTGTTTGCATTTGAAGAAGCTATTG GATACATGTGCTGCCCTTTTGTTCTGGACAAAGATGGAGTCAGTGCCGCTGTCATAAGTGCAGAGTTGGCTAGCTTTCTAGCAACCAAGAATTTGTCTTTGTCTCAGCAACTAAAGGCCATTTATGTGGA GTATGGCTACCATATTACTAAAGCTTCCTATTTTATCTGCCATGAtcaagacaccattaagaaattatttgaaaacctCAGAAACTACgatggaaaaaataattatccAAAAGCTTGTGGCAAATTTGAAATTTCTGCCATTAGGGACCTTACAACTGGCTATGATGATAGCCAGCCTGATAAGAAAGCT GTTCTTCCCACTAGTAAAAGCAGCCAAATGATCACCTTCACCTTTGCCAATGGAGGCGTGGCCACGATGCGCACCAGTGGGACAGAGCCCAAAATCAAGTACTATGCAGAGCTGTGTGCCCCACCTGGAAACAG TGATCCTGAGCAATTGAAGAAGGAACTGAATGAACTGGTCAGTGCTATTGAAGAACATTTTTTCCAGCCACAGAAGTTCAATCTGCAGCCAAAAGCAGACTAA